Proteins encoded within one genomic window of Haematobia irritans isolate KBUSLIRL chromosome 5, ASM5000362v1, whole genome shotgun sequence:
- the egg gene encoding SET domain bifurcated histone lysine methyltransferase eggless, protein MSDTTRAQENTAEKALLEENASAEEKPACSLQTSETETITKSDDPKSNMDSSDTTNNAKTNPDDTMKMEIETHKEPNKGIEDINEVSNTEEDILLSHDNAKSPLNTDSNIESELSLPSDLNKSPLAEPFTEEENSQEIQNPSLDEKEKDSTDLAKKVSESPDLEVPKLPTVPDAVKSPTIVEEELKSSDVGANIKSPVTDEKSLLETNTEENMDTNDIVDAATPSLMEENLDGNSLDKCLPSVVSDSNIIDDADLPDLPPENVDPEEDGHSKDLILTETKTDSDQLPKDEAAASMMLTEDSTISDVPEISQIEDSKVSDSPKKPEGSTIDNTEEIKDSKDLDNCKESMDHVESIEEKLQDTKINESTSIDPEKEAEENIESKVDDMEIMYTCDSQESNLVIDETCDTTENKEANETTSSNKDDDDDSDLAIVEDDVPMVDITDTPKKKKTLTLDGEIVDDVDDTPPNDTKETCEESQNEQQTVENEKKTEDVSKTDSKTDSNETKDDDVIPIEQPPMPVIEIDDEDDDEQPPPTQASKQDSQTSKEGSNQKDDVQPMEIEDEPAAVTSNDDKDQKEGDDLLSVRAEKSMDEIMKESLDNKVEDLTEDENDTTDEVFYNKECINYECPHKHKQFLKVPQFAFSYFKVNKKKFKVQYICAECYDKALDMYEEYCGLINAKQPLLLENIPSGRQEFVEIIDSSDEEDTSDASKALEPSKPSFSKYDLTIIEKELHNTIKSVLDRVEIQNQLTWSKTILTERLKRLESETEFVDVELKSLQKKADKMHEGLYSCPKIKIRQLQPLDLNSGKVMGLDGPHAEVQPIPSVGEIERPPIQIGGTYYAVKNNAIASWVPCKVMEQTDGGSMAQKSVKYYRIKFLKAQHTMMKTVPAKHLAYYDPPSVRLPIGTRVIAYFDATSLARGREKINVQSAFYPGIIAEPLKPNNKYRYLIFYDDGYTQYVYHKDVRLVSFVSENVWEDVHPASRDFIQKYLTQYSINRPMVQTQKGQSMNTESNGYWLHARVVDIDCSLVLMQFEGSKSHTEWIYRGSLRLGPVFKEYQKSLQKNSNLPVSRLSRRTEPFIRYTEDEETSSQQQQQHQQQQSEKANEGNRAVARKTFGRPESMMNSSQPNTTPAAPAVKHLNNSTIYVEDENKPKGKVVYYTAKRNLPPRKYKPHKCSPACLFQITHNLNAYSPLSKPLLSGWERFILRQKIKKVVTYRGPCGKIMRNMKELHHYLRVTKNVLNVDNFDFSHEINCLAEYVIESAIVQKRDISLGQEKMAIPLVNYYDNTLPPECKYSAKVIPTEGVHINTDPEFFAGCDCEDDCSDKSKCSCWQLTLAGAKYGNPNTPPEEVGYQYKRLLEHVPTGIYECNVRCKCKKSCLNRVVQHSLQIKLQVFKTSNRGWGLRCINDVPRGSFVCVYAGHLLTEAKANEGGQDAGDEYFAELDYIEVAEQIKEGYESEVEPPEPEEEEAYQPELDDEFTPGRSFLTRSKKNSVGKTSRMDEDSQERQVINFNPNADMNEESVRENSIRKLYGKDEACYVMDAKISGNLGRYFNHSCAPNMFVQNVFVDTHDLRFPWVAFFASCNIRAGTELTWNYNYEVGVVPGKVLYCQCGAANCRLRLL, encoded by the exons ATGTCTGATACAACGAGAGCACAAGAAAATACTGCCGAGAAAGCATTGCTTGAAGAAAATGCAAGTGCTGAAGAAAAGCCGGCTTGCAGCCTACAAACAAG TGAAACTGAGACAATTACAAAATCTGACGATCCAAAATCTAATATGGATTCGTCTGATACCACAAACAATGCTAAGACGAATCCCGACGATACAATGAAAATGGAAATTGAGACACACAAAGAACCCAATAAAGGAATAGAGGATATCAATGAAGTTTCAAACACAGAAGAAGACATTTTACTAAGTCACGATAATGCTAAAAGTCCACTTAACACTGACTCGAATATAGAAAGCGAACTTTCTTTACCTagtgatttaaataaaagtcCCTTAGCGGAGCCATTTACCGAAGAGGAAAATTCTCAGGAAATCCAAAATCCTTCATTGGACGAGAAAGAGAAAGATTCAACAGACTTGGCAAAAAAAGTATCTGAGAGTCCCGATTTGGAAGTTCCTAAACTTCCAACTGTTCCAGACGCGGTAAAGTCACCAACTATTGTTGAGGAAGAATTAAAATCATCAGATGTTGGAGCAAATATAAAGTCACCAGTTACAGATGAAAAATCGCTTTTAGAAACAAACACCGAAGAAAATATGGATACCAATGATATAGTAGATGCTGCAACACCATCATTAATGGAAGAAAATTTAGACGGTAACAGTCTTGATAAATGTCTACCTTCAGTCGTATCTGATTCTAATATCATAGATGATGCAGACTTACCCGATTTACCTCCAGAGAATGTAGATCCAGAAGAAGATGGCCATTCGAAGGATTTAATTTTAACGGAAACTAAAACTGATTCTGATCAATTACCAAAAGATGAAGCTGCAGCATCTATGATGCTGACTGAAGATTCAACAATAAGTGACGTACCAGAAATTTCCCAAATAGAGGACTCTAAAGTTTCTGACAGCCCTAAAAAGCCGGAAGGATCTACAATCGACAATACAGAAGAAATAAAAGACTCCAAAGACCTTGATAATTGCAAAGAGTCAATGGATCATGTTgaatctatagaagaaaaacttCAGGATACAAAAATCAACGAAAGCACTAGCATTGATCCCGAAAAAGaagcagaagagaatattgagtCCAAAGTCGATGATATGGAAATAATGTATACTTGTGACAGCCAAGAATCAAATTTAGTTATAGATGAAACATGTGACACTACAGAAAATAAAGAAGCTAATGAAACTACAAGCTCTAACaaagatgatgacgatgattcaGATTTGGCTATAGTGGAGGATGATGTTCCAATGGTGGACATTACGGATACTCCTAAAAAGAAGAAAACTCTAACACTTGATGGAGAAATTGTAGATGACGTTGATGATACTCCTCCAAATGATACGAAAGAAACATGTGAGGAGTCCCAAAATGAGCAACAAACAGTGGAAAATGAAAAGAAGACTGAGGATGTTTCAAAAACCGATAGCAAAACTGATTCTAATGAAACTAAAGATGATGATGTCATACCAATAGAACAACCTCCTATGCCAGTTATTGAAATTGATGACGAAGATGACGATGAGCAGCCTCCACCTACTCAAGCTTCTAAACAAGACTCCCAAACTTCAAAAGAAGGCTCTAACCAAAAGGATGATGTACAACCTATGGAAATAGAAGACGAACCGGCAGCCGTCACCAGTAATGATGACAAAGATCAGAAAGAGGGAGATGATCTCTTATCTGTAAGGGCCGAAAAGTCCATGGATGAAATAATGAAGGAATCATTAGATAACAAAGTCGAAGATCTCACGGAAGATGAAAACGATACAACCGATGAAGTTTTCTACAATAAGGAATGTATCAACTATGAATGTCCTCACAAGCACAAACAGTTTTTGAAGGTACCCCAATTTGCATTCAGTTACTTTAAGGTCAACAAAAAGAAATTCAAAGTCCAATACATTTGTGCTGAATGTTATGACAAAGCATTGGATATGTATGAG GAGTATTGTGGTCTAATAAACGCCAAGCAACCTTTACTTTTGGAGAATATTCCCAGTGGACGTCAAGAGTTTGTTGAAATCATCGATAGTAGTGATGAAGAAGATACTAGCGATGCCTCCAAGGCACTCGAACCTAGCAAACCTTCATTTTCGAAGTACGATCTAACCATAATCGAGAAGGAATTGCATAATACCATTAAATCTGTATTGGATCGTGTAGAAATACAGAACCAATTGACATGGTCAAAAACTATACTTACAGAACGTCTTAAACGTTTGGAAAGCGAAACAGAATTTGTCGATGTCGAATTGAAATCCTTACAGAAAAAAGCCGACAAAATGCATGAAGGTTTGTACTCATGTCCCAAGATAAAAATTCGTCAACTACAGCCATTGGATTTGAATAGCGGTAAAGTTATGGGCCTAGACGGGCCGCATGCTGAAGTCCAG cctATTCCAAGTGTTGGAGAAATCGAAAGACCGCCAATTCAAATTGGTGGTACATATTATGCTGTGAAGAATAATGCCATTGCCAGTTGGGTACCATGCAAAGTAATGGAACAAACCGATGGTGGTTCTATGGCACAAAAGAGTGTGAAATATTATCGTATAAAATTCTTAAAAGCTCAACATACAATGATGAAAACTGTGCCTGCTAAGCATTTAGCCTATTACGATCCACCATCTGTAAGATTGCCCAtag GAACCCGTGTTATTGCATATTTCGATGCCACTTCTTTGGCCCGCGGCCGTGAGAAAATTAATGTTCAAAGTGCTTTCTACCCAGGCATAATAGCAGAACCACTAAAACCCAATAACAAATATAG ATATTTAATATTCTATGATGATGGTTATACCCAATATGTTTACCACAAGGATGTTCGTTTGGTTAGTTTTGTCTCTGAGAATGTTTGGGAAGATGTTCATCCTGCATCCAgggattttatacaaaaatacctAACTCAATACTCTATCAATCGTCCCATGGTTCAGACTCAAAAGGGCCAGTCCATGAATACCGAATCGAATGGTTATTGGTTACATGCTCGTGTGGTAGATATCGACTGTAGTTTAGTTCTTATGCAATTTGAAGGAAGCAAAAGTCACACTGAATGGATCTATCGAGGTTCTTTAAGATTGGGTCCAGTATTTAAGGAATATCAAAAGTCGTTgcaaaagaattcaaatttacCTGTATCAAGACTGTCCCGa CGCACAGAACCATTTATACGTTATACCGAGGATGAAGAAACTTCCtctcagcaacaacaacaacatcagcagCAACAAAGTGAAAAAGCCAATGAAGGTAATAGAGCTGTGGCTCGTAAAACTTTCGGTCGACCAGAATCTATGATGAATTCATCGCAGCCAAATACCACTCCTGCAGCACCCGCTgtaaaacatttaaataattCCACAATATATGTAGAAGATGAGAATAAGCCAAAAGGAaag gtTGTTTACTATACCGCCAaacgtaatttgccgcctcgcaAATACAAACCCCACAAATGTTCACCTGCATGTCTGTTCCAAATTACACACAATTTGAATGCATACAGTCCCCTATCGAAGCCTTTACTTTCCGGCTGGGAACGCTTTATCCTAAGACAGAAAATCAAAAAAGTCGTTACCTATCGTGGTCCCTGTGGCAAAATCATGCGAAATATGAAAGAATTGCATCATTATTTACGAGTaaccaaaaatgttttgaatgtgGATAACTTTGATTTTAGCCATGAGATTAATTGTTTGGCCGAATATGTCATTGAAAGTGCCATCGTACAAAAGCGAGACATATCCTTGGGTCAAGAGAAAATGGCCATACCCTTGGTGAATTATTATGATAATACTTTGCCACCTGAATGCAAATACTCGGCCAAAGTTATACCAACCGAAGGAGTTCATATCAACACCGATCCGGAATTCTTTGCCGGTTGTGATTGTGAGGATGATTGTTCGGATAAATCGAAATGTTCTTGCTGGCAATTAACATTGGCCGGAGCTAAATATGGAAATCCCAATACACCACCAGAAGAAGTCGGCTACCAATACAAACGGCTGTTGGAGCATGTTCCCACGGGTATCTATGAATGTAATGTCCGTtgtaaatgcaaaaaaagttgtCTCAATCGTGTGGTACAACAttctttacaaattaaattgcaAGTATTCAAAACTTCCAACAGAGGTTGGGGTTTGCGTTGTATCAATGATGTGCCTCGTGGTAGTTTTGTTTGCGTCTATGCAGGACATTTATTAACTGAAGCCAAAGCTAATGAG GGTGGTCAAGATGCTGGAGATGAGTATTTTGCAGAACTGGATTATATTGAGGTGGCCGAACAAATTAAAGAAGGCTATGAGTCAGAAGTAGAACCCCCCGAACCAGAAGAGGAG GAGGCATATCAACCCGAATTGGACGATGAGTTTACACCTGGTAGATCCTTTTTAACACGTTCAAAGAAAAACAGTGTGGGTAAAACTTCCAGAATGGATGAAGATTCACAAGAAAGACAAGTTATAAATTTCAATCCAAATGCAGATATGAACGAAGAGTCTGTAAGGGAAAA TTCCATCCGTAAACTTTATGGTAAAGATGAGGCTTGTTATGTAATGGATGCCAAAATTTCCGGAAATTTGGGCCGTTATTTCAAT caTTCTTGTGCTCCcaatatgtttgtgcaaaatgtctTTGTGGATACCCATGATTTGCGTTTTCCTTGGGTGGCTTTCTTCGCTTCTTGTAATATTCGTGCTGGCACAGAATTAACCTGGAATTATAATTATGAAGTGGGTGTGGTACCGGGCAAAGTTTTATATTGTCAGTGTGGCGCAGCCAACTGTCGTTTACGACTACTTTAA
- the ix gene encoding mediator complex subunit intersex — protein sequence MNPNMNMQMQQQQMGGIGQGGPVGVPPNAMMQKPGVSPLPMQSSPQTPQQQMVAQQQMSQNQAQQQMTQNQAQQQQQQQQQQQQQAEKIDNISKVKSLYMPMRESLLMTFRGAAFTLQQNNMADNLKRDNMMNSARFDKHLEEFYSYCDQIEMHLKTAIQCMQQFSSAQHYLPGAVTALRTEPYLQENQTGPMPYPTFLNTVRVHIQSTKDLRDTLISASQNISQAD from the coding sequence ATGAAtccaaacatgaatatgcaaatgCAACAACAGCAGATGGGTGGTATTGGTCAAGGTGGTCCGGTAGGAGTTCCTCCCAATGCTATGATGCAAAAACCCGGAGTTTCGCCTCTTCCAATGCAATCATCACCCCAAACTCCTCAACAGCAAATGGTTGCCCAACAACAAATGTCTCAAAATCAGGCTCAACAACAGATGACGCAAAACCAAgcccaacagcagcaacaacaacaacaacagcagcagcaacaagcaGAGAAGATTGACAATATATCCAAAGTGAAAAGCTTATATATGCCTATGCGGGAGTCACTTTTAATGACTTTTCGTGGAGCGGCTTTTACCCTGCAGCAAAATAATATGGCAGACAATCTTAAACGAGACAACATGATGAATTCGGCACGTTTTGACAAACATCTTGAAGAATTCTATTCGTATTGtgatcaaattgaaatgcatcttaAAACAGCTATACAATGTATGCAGCAATTCTCCTCAGCTCAACATTATCTACCGGGAGCCGTTACTGCTTTACGGACAGAACCATATTTACAAGAGAATCAAACGGGTCCCATGCCATATcccacatttttaaacacagtTCGGGTTCATATACAATCCACCAAAGATTTGCGTGATACTCTTATTAGTGCTTCGCAAAATATATCCCAGGCTGATTGA
- the LOC142237915 gene encoding E3 SUMO-protein ligase NSE2-like: protein MNAQLKADLENARQCLLETYNLALTFGPPESHDTEKFLELAAKLSQINENGKIHEKALEAAKESSSTLDDFQKDYKQQIEKLETKKYNPKTSSEFKNFRQLITQMCDLQSGNNDSVGGTSRTESDDLVMESEINIYDPITKQRMTNPVRNTLCGHHYEKSHILEAIQINKRLRCPVAGCGNKQFVQGQHLKDDNLFKARLQRIADQESDED, encoded by the exons ATGAACGCGCAATTGAAAGCAGATTTGGAAAATGCACGTCAGTGTCTATTGGAGACCTAcaatttggctttgacttttggTCCTCCAG AAAGTCATGACACGGAAAAATTTCTTGAGTTAGCCGCCAAACTAAGTCAAATCAATgagaatggaaaaatccacgaaAAGGCCTTGGAAGCTGCCAAAGAATCATCGAGTACATTGGATGATTTCCAAAAAGACTACAAACAGCAGATTGAAAAATTGGAAACAAAGAAATACAATCCAAAAACTTCATCAGAATTTAAGAATTTTCGCCAATTAATCACACAAATGTGTGACCTACAGAGTGGCAACAATGACTCTGTCGGGGGTACAAGTCGCACTGAGTCTGATGACTTGGTCATGGAGAGTGAAATTAATATCTATGACCCCATAACGAAACAAAGAATGACAAACCCCGTACGCAATACCCTGTGTGGTCATCATTATGAAAAAAGCCATATCTTGgaggctatacaaataaataaacgtCTTCGATGTCCTGTAGCAGGATGTGGAAATAAGCAATTTGTACAAGGACAACATTTGAAAGATGATAATTTATTTAAAGCACGTCTACAAAGAATTGCTGATCAAGAATCCGATGAGGACTAA
- the LOC142237913 gene encoding inhibitor of Bruton tyrosine kinase, translated as MFNPKNYDYDCTRKCRLPTHGNAITAALTKRSMTDEKLASFIAKTCSNFSDIIDDLGRSAVHMSSSVDRYDILEWLLNQGAIISGRDFESGSTPLHRSIFYGCIDCAVLLLRYGASIDILDEDTRSPLQQVCRLCDFPKRYSVPASNELLVWGSNKNYNLGINNDQGTDHVPQMLDYFRKEQISVQAVALGAYHSLFLDKKSHLYSVGHGKGGRLGIGNENTLSTPKRVKISLKHSGEEIICISVSRKHSLVLTNRSIVFSCGLNEDHQLGVRDTGGKLLNFKEVVSLRDQNAEGLQKVIARDYHSLTYSEKCIYVWGTNLGQMGFDSNTKNVPVPKMMKLPPKTSIQFVEANNGATVVVTKDNNIILFHNYKMKVIKTPNYESLKSIAVIEGDNSKSDKGSASALKLLILTQTNVVFLWYQLTQNFYRCSFSQIRLKQIDKILYKGNQILFLSQGDVYKGKCQQVPLPQYYNSNEISGQSKDLGNIWSRSDYRSSEMAKDFMIRIDLQHIIQIDRAVDIFCDDDFASFACLQESAMKYFKLPALNPEEYTFKKLYHDVSEYDAIHDIIFHVDGEHFPAHKFLIHARASGLKELISSYEDKDIYLNMQLLTGKMFEIILKFIYTNYLPNEQDLEDIQSSLHTDAPSELEEVCRIFLNFVEQFHITNLANYLKYYLQQRPFYLPHMVDKSKYRFNRLKLTDFPNLYDIRIICENNVEIPAHKCVLVARLEYFEMMFTHTWAEQTTINLTTVPHEYMIAIIEFLYSLDVEHFRKQQYRETFLYNMIVFCDQFFIERLRKVCENLLLDKISVRKCGDMLEFATMYNCELMKKGCLDFICQNLARVLLQKSLHNCEPEAIKCINAHYRAMFKDVFDYRMITPNSEAVDDECLLSFVDDFQVDLYYRMDEEEQMKYKALNKSKSKENKTKLTSTRQYEKDAITSMMEKLNMSENKEKQKSVEKSQAVKDAEAAAQKLQIEAKSWMKVVDKKDQKKKISLPVEAAIKTNEILKQESTPPTSSAFISLNRTSESFASCSPPITPEKDLMPSTMPSNNSAIKAAYNINLAELATSPREKLSQKQRKRLSSENSNVTSWRAPISSTDSKPMPVPQNAWGTVPSVQSPSSINETIDFDAPTGSSQDPTSFANMMKSSSSKAAAATSPSAQNSFSQILAEEKRQKEYYERVRNKSLALTQIEEQAIAELKVFYNVDNVDDEVITIERKPVANTINFAIWQRN; from the exons ATGTTTAATCCAAAAAATTATGATTATGATTGCACACGCAAGTGCCGTTTGCCAACTCATGGTAATGCCATAACTGCAGCATTGACTAAACGTTCCATGACTGATGAAAAGTTGGCGTCATTTATTGCCAAAACATGCTCCAACTTTTCTGATATTATTGATGATTTG GGTCGTTCTGCTGTCCATATGTCCTCATCTGTGGATAGATATGATATTCTGGAATGGCTATTAAATCAAGGAGCTATTATAAGTGGTCGAGATTTTGAATCGGGAAGCACACCTTTGCACCGTTCCATTTTTTATGGTTGCATTGACTGTGCTGTTCTATTGCTGCGTTATGGTGCAAGTATTGATATATTGGATGAAGACACAAGATCACCATTACAACAAGTCTGTCGCTTATGCGACTTTCCCAAGAGGTATTCAGT gccTGCTAGCAATGAATTACTTGTATGGGGTTCCAATAAAAACTATAATTTGGGCATCAACAATGATCAGGGTACTGATCATGTGCCACAAATGTTAGACTATTTCAGAAAAGAACAAATCTCTGTACAAGCAGTGGCCTTGGGGGCCTATCATAGCCtatttttggataaaaaatcGCATCTGTATTCTGTGGGCCATGGTAAAGGAGGCCGTCTAG GTATTGGCAATGAAAATACTTTAAGCACACCGAAAAgagtgaaaatttctttaaagcatTCAGGAGAGGAAATTATTTGCATAAGTGTATCACGTAAACATTCTTTGGTACTAACAAATCGCTCTATAGTATTCTCCTGCGGCCTTAATGAAGATCATCAATTGGGTGTACGAGATACTGGTGGTAAACTATTGAATTTCAAAGAAGTTGTATCATTAAGAGATCAGAATGCTGAAGGCTTACAAAAAGTCATAGCAAGAGATTATCATTCATTGACATATtcagaaaaatgcatttatgtgtGGGGTACAAATTTAGGCCAAATGGGTTTTGATAGCAACACCAAAAATGTTCCAGTtcctaaaatg ATGAAATTACCTCCTAAAACATCTATACAATTTGTAGAAGCAAATAATGGGGCTACGGTTGTTGTGACTAAAGATAATAatatcattttatttcataattataAAATGAAAGTGATAAAAACACCCAA TTACGAGTCTTTGAAGAGTATAGCAGTTATTGAAGGTGACAATTCAAAATCGGACAAGGGAAGTGCCAGCGCCCTTAAACTATTGATATTAACACAAACAAATGTGGTTTTCTTGTGGTATCAATtaactcaaaatttctatag atGTTCCTTTTCTCAAATCCGTCTTAAACAAATCGACAAAATCCTTTATAAaggcaatcaaattttgtttttatctcaAGGCGATGTGTATAAAGGTAAATGCCAACAGGTACCTTTGCCTCAATACTACAACAGTAACGAAATATCGGGACAATCTAaggatttgggaaatatttggtCTCGCAGTGATTATCGCTCATCGGAaatggccaaagatttcatgataCGTATTGATCTGCAACATATCATACAAATCGATCGTGCAGTGGATATATTTTGTGATGATGATTTTGCCTCATTTGCCTGCCTACAAGAGTCTGctatgaaatatttcaaattacccGCCTTAAATCCCGAAGAATATACATTTAAAAAACTCTATCATGATGTATCCGAATATGATGCTATACATGATATTATCTTCCATGTGGATGGTGAACATTTTCCAGCACATAAATTTCTCATACACGCTAGAGCATCGGGTTTAAAGGAGTTGATTTCATCATATGAAGATAAGGATATTTATTTGAATATGCAACTTTTAACGGGTAAAATGTTTGagattatattaaaattcatctatacaaattatttacctAATGAACAGG ATTTAGAAGATATTCAAAGTAGCTTACATACAGATGCCCCTTCGGAGTTGGAAGAAGTTTGTCgtatttttctcaattttgtaGAACAATTTCATATCACGAATTTGgctaattatttaaaata ctACTTACAACAACGACCCTTCTACTTACCTCACATGGTGGACAAATCCAAATATCGGTTTAATCGCTTGAAGTTGACCGATTTTCCAAATCTCTATGATATACGCATCATATGTGAGAATAATGTAGAAATACCAGCCCATAAATGTGTCTTAGTTGCTCGCTTGGAGTATTTCGAAATGATGTTCACTCATACATGGGCTGAACAGACGACCATTAATCTTACCACCGTGCCCCATGAGTATATGATAGCAATTATTGAATTTCTTTATAGTCTCGATGTGGAACATTTTCGTAAGCAGCAATATCGCGAGACTTTCCTCTACAATATGATTGTGTTTTGTGatcaatttttcattgaaaggcTACGCAAAGTATGTGAAAATCTATTGCTCGATAAAATCTCGGTGAGAAAATGTGGTGATATGTTGGAATTTGCCACCATGTACAATTGTGAACTAATGAAGAAAGGCTGCTTGGACtttatatgtcaaaatttggcTCGAGTATTATTGCAGAAAAGTTTGCATAACTGTGAGCCGGAAGCTATTAAATGTATTAACGCCCACTATCGGGCAATGTTCAAAGATGTTTTTGATTATCGCATGATTACACCCAACTCAGAGGCTGTGGATGATGAATGTCTGTTAAGTTTTGTGGATGACTTCCAAGTGGATTTATATTATCGCATGGATGAAGAGGAACAAATGAAATATAAAGCTTTAAATAAATCCAAGTCCAAGGagaataaaacaaaactaaCTAGCACAAGACAATATGAAAAGGATGCCATAACTTCTATGATGGAAAAATTGAATATGTCAGAGAATAAGGAAAAGCAAAAGAGTGTAGAAAAATCTCAAGCTGTGAAAGATGCTGAAGCGGCTGCTCAAAAATTACAAATAGAAGCTAAATCCTGGATGAAGGTGGTAGATAAAAAGgatcaaaagaagaaaatttcactacCAGTAGAGGCAGCTATAAAAACCAATGAGATTCTTAAACAAGAATCAACTCCTCCAACTTCATCAGCATTTATTAGTCTTAATAGAACGAGCGAATCATTTGCTTCTTGTAGTCCCCCTATAACACCGGAGAAAGACCTCATGCCATCTACTATGCCATCGAACAATTCAGCTATTAAAGCTGCATACAATATAAATCTAGCAGAATTGGCCACTTCACCACGGGAAAAACTATCGCAAAAACAGCGAAAACGTTTATCGTCAGAAAATTCTAATGTAACTTCATGGCGGGCTCCAATTTCAAGCACTGACTCCAAACCTATGCCAGTTCCCCAAAATGCTTGGGGTACAGTACCATCAGTGCAATCACCCAGTAGTATCAATGAAACTATTGATTTTGATGCACCCACTGGAAGTTCTCAGGATCCCACTTCATTTGCTAATATGATGAAAAGCAGTAGCTCGAAAGCAGCTGCAGCCACCTCACCCTCGGCACAAAATAGTTTTTCACAAATATTAGCTGAGGAAAAACGACAGAAGGAGTATTATGAACGTGTACGAAATAAATCATTAGCTCTAACACAAATTGAGGAACAGGCTATTGCCGAACTAAAGGTATTCTATAATGTGGACAATGTTGATGATGAGGTAATAACCATTGAAAGAAAGCCTGTGGCGAATACCATAAACTTTGCCATATGGCAAAGGAACTAA